The sequence GGTCTTTTCCAGCCAAAAATGTGCTGTGAAACTATTGCTGAAATTAAGAACTTTGTGCTTCCCTATCTCATAAAACAGATCACAGTGAAGTGAATGAAATCAATGATGGGGAATTTTAAACTGATAAGGCAAATTCTTCCTGCCATAAAATTGTCAGATTTGTTGCAAGAAGCTGTTCTTTTGGACAGCTAATAAATTTTATACTAAGAAACACTTAAATCAACCAACAACCCCTAGatccctgcagcctctgccaggATCATGCAGCCTGCTTCTCGTTCTAGAGGATTAGAAGGGGAGACTTCTTGGCAGAAGATTTCTCCCGTAAGAGAAGCAGCTGACATTGGAAGATCCCTGGACTACATGGACTGTGTGACTGAGAGGGGCTGGTGATTCATGCCTTAACTATATTTGTGCTATGCTCAGGTCCTTGCTTTCCACACAGTTGCTCAGGGGCTCAGATTAGGCACTGCCATGGATGTTGTGCTGGCAGTAGAGTAGGTGACTCAGTAGTACATGCCCTGGTAAATCTGAATCATGGCACGTCTCTACCAGCATAAATAGAGGCTGTCTTGGAGAAAAAAGTCTCATCTGGCACGTTTTTTGTCTCAGTCACCAGGTGATGGTACGGGAAACTCTTTTTCAGCAAACTTGGTCCCTGAACCTGAATACTTAGACCTCATTCAAgcaaggccctgagcaacctcaCATAGCCTTGGAGTTAGCCTGGTTCTAAGCAAGGTATTAGAtagagacctccagaggtcccttcccatcTAACTTTCTGTGAGTCTAACAGGCATCAAAGATCCTAAACAGAGGTGCAAGCCTAGAGCTGCAATCACATTCTCAAGGTATTTCATCCTCTATCTCTAAAATTTCCAGTGCAGTTTTTGTagccttctttcctcctttgttATGTATGTATGACGCCCAGCTTCAGAGAAGGCTGCTTAGGAGTGGTAGGGAGTCTGAAGGGTAGAAAGAGCTCGACAGACCAGAAATAACTGCTGTTCCCTCTCCTGTgtgctcttctttttcctgctgtcttcCTGTCTCCCTGCTGAGGCCCAGAACGCCATCAGGAGCCTTGAGGGCCTTGAGGCGCTGGAGCAGCTGACAACTCTGCACCTGCGTGACAACCAGCTTGAAACCCTGGATGGATTCTGTAGCAGCATGAAGTGCCTGCGGTACCTCAATCTACGGTGGGTCCTCCTTGCTTCGTGTCGGGACTAGAGACCCTTTCATCAGGCTGTACTCCCATTTAGGTCGCtaggattttctgttttctctggaaGTTGAATGGGTTGAACTTTACAGCCTTTAACTAGCTCAGCTATCTAGCGCTGTAACAGCCAGGGCTTCTTCAAGCTTCTCAGAAAAGCTCTACCTCTCCAGTCACTCCCAGATCCCACATCATACTTTTCCTTCGCGTACTGGCCCTGACCACAAGTGCCCTTTACTTCCAGGCATTTGCTATAAAGGGAAATGGCAACATCAGACAATTCAACGGGCTGTTCGAGCACAGAGAAATCCAGAGGAGATGTTGGTTTTGTCCCCCACTTTGGGGAGCTCCAGACAGATCTAGATCTTAGATCACAGGTCAATGGTCTGTCATGCTGCTaagttttgctttgtcttgtcaGCTTACTGCTCTGAGGGGTCCTTTTGACTTACTTACGTGTATCTCTACTGCACACTGTGCTCCCTTTTCTAAAGGAACAATGGGATCAGCACCTTCCAGGAAGTGGCAAAACTGCAGGTACTCCCCATGCTGCAGGCGCTGGTGCTGTTGGACAATCCATGCTCTGATGAACCCAATTACCGGCTGGAggtcctggtcctgctgccacGCCTGGAACGCCTCGACAAGGAATCGTTCGAGCAAGATGAGCGTGCAGAGGCAAATGAAATCCGTCAGAAaaggcaggaagaggaaaaggtaagaacagcacagggcagggggtggggagtAAGAAGTATGTAAAGACAGAGGATCAGGCATGCTGATAAGCCCCTCCTCCTCTAGATTATGTGATGAAAGGGCTGAGGGAGGTCAGTCCCAAGGGCAGAGGAGCCTGCAATAGATTGGGCTTCACAACCTGCTTGCCATTCCTGGCCCCAATAGCACAAGTGAGAggtgaaaggggaaaagaagccAGGCGTTTAacatcttctttcctttttcaggaAACGGAGGGGTCTCTCCAGGGTGATATGACTGAGTGACCCCGGGTTTTAATACCTGTTTCCTGTGAAGATTTGGAGATGCCTTCCCCCGTGTGTGGCTGGCAAAGCAAGAGCTGCAGGCGTCAGAGCTACCTTCACCTCATTTTGCCCCTGGCGGAGGGAGGAGGGTTACCCACCCTGCTCCTGGGTGCTGCCCTAAGTTACTGCAGTgtttctgcagtcactgcacgCATATATGCGAAGCAGGCCCaagagggaaaaggggaaaagggagagtTACAAGTTGTGTGGTTTGATTTATGGCTCCAAAAATCCTACAAGATTTTCTGAtttgaataaaaacaattaatgaGACTGGAGTGTCTGGAATTGTTTATCCTGCCCACCCACTCCTATCCCCCGGCTCTCTCACCCTCATCTGCCTCTGTCTGTGccctgtctgtctctctctctctctgcctccatcccctaCGTGCTGTTTGCAAAGCTTTGCTAAACCCTGACTCATCGCAGCTCCGGGTCACATGCTGCCGTCCCGGCCCTATCAGGGGCGGCTCCatcccgctgccgccgccgccgccgccggcttAGAGGACACATCCTCTCCCCTTGAGGTCCTGCATCCCTCCGCAGCTCCAGCCTCTCTCCTCTCCGCCAGCACTTTCTCCATTTCTCGCTCGCCCCCGCCCTAGGAAGGTAAGTGTCCCCCCGTGGCCAGCGCCCCCCTCACTGCACGCGTGCCCGTGCCCCGCACCCTGTGCCCTCCAAACCCCGCACGTACCCGGgtccctgcagagaaggaccgCGGGCGAGCGGCGTTAGCCACCGAACCCCCCTCgcttcctccccctgctcctcccacCGATTTCTCCTCACCCCCACCCTGCTCACTTTTCTCTCCTATTTTAATTTCAGGTGCTCCCTCCTTCCCTACCCCCCCGGCAAGGATCATTTCAGACGTGAATCTGGGAGATTtcgaggtggggggggggggggggggcaaccaGCAAACATAGGTGGTGCTCCCAAGGGcactgcagggagatgctgtgGGATGGAGCCTTACCCGGGGGGAAGGGGTTGGGAGTGGGGAGAGGCAGAGCTCAGTTTGGGTACCGCTGGGGAAAGGACCCAGCCTTAGAGCAGACCGTCCCCCAGTCTCCCGAGGTGTTGACACAAACACGAGAGCGCAGCCTGGTCcctgggagaaggagggaggaggggaaacgTTTTCCTATCATCGCAACCCCACGCCAcgcagggggaggggggcagcagggagaggaggtgaCAGTCGAGCAGGAGAGAGCTGCATCAGCCACGACACTGCAGCAGTGCGGGCTTCCTGGGAGCAGTGCCCAGCCCGGGGGAATCGCAGCAGCACCGGGTCCTCAGCTCGCAGgactggtggtggtggtggtggtggctccGGGGAGAGGTATGTGCAGTTCTGGCCTGCTCGGCAGGGAAGGGGGCTTGCTGCGGCATGGACTTTATTCAGGCAGCGCCCTGGTGACTGGCACTGCCACGAAGCAGCGCCCACGGGAAGGCGATGCAGCAGGGGCAATGCCAGggtgccctgcccagcccctgctcaagGGAGGCTGCCCTGCCTCCAGCTTGGCTGCCCTCTCCTCTTCACTGTGTCAACGGGTTCCCGGCTATGGCTCTGTCCCAATCCCTTATCCCAGCTTATCCGCCTCTGACCTCCTTTCAGGACAGTGCAGCTGACGCCAGGGATTTTAGGGTGGTTCTTTGCACTGTTCGACAGAGGGCAAACAGCAGGGGGGACaaggggaagcagcagaagtGGAGAAaaggatatgggggggggggggggggaagaagagatCCAGGTAGTGATGGAGTGGGGCTAGCAAGGTTGTCATCTGGCTTCCTTGGAGCTGCCCCAAAATAGGGCAGGTGGATGCAGGCAGAGGGATGTGACAGGGGCGACATGATCACATAAACAGGAGCACTGCATCTGACACAGGTCTTGTCGTCAGGCCCCCGCTGTGCCAAGAGTCACTTTAACAGGGTGCTGGTCCTCCCTCCCCTGcggaggctgctggggcacaGCCAGGGCACTGCTGTGAAGGAAGCTCACAGCTGCGCAGGCACGGCTCCGGAGGAAGTTCCTGCGGTGTGTGCCAGATGGCGTGAGGAGCGCTGCCAGCACGGCTGAGGGGGATCCCAGCCCAGATGGACACCGTGAAGGGCCCCCGCATAGGCTTCGGAGAGTCCTGGTTTCCCCCACCGAAACTCCCCAGCACTGCAAGCTTTTGATGAAACTTCAAAGAGTGCGATTTCCTCACATCCCCGTGATTTCCATGCACCAGAGGCAATGGGATCAGGAGCTGACCCTGGCTTTCCCAGCCTGTTTCTTagcccctctccctgccatGATGCCCTTTTGCAGCAGCCCCAACACACATACATGGGCCAAGCTCCTGTGCTGGCCGTACCCCATGTACACAGACCAAGGCACGATTCCggctgagaaaaaaacacctgctgCCCCATGCTTGCCCCCCCAGGCCTGGCCCCTGCAGTGAGTTCACATGGTTCCAGCTCCACTCAGTTTTAAATGAATCATCTGGGGGAGCCAGGGGGAGAAAACCTGGCgatggcagggggtggcagtgACAGACATTTGGCAGGATCCTGCTCGTTCCtggcggggctgctccccgacgttgcacagccctgcagctaGCTGGGGGAAGTGGGGAGACATGCAAGGCCAGTCTGGGGGAATTGGAAGGTGGGATGGGGTGGACAGAGCTATTCTGGAGACCCTAGGGAGAAAATTCCAGCAAAAGCAGCTCTCCCAAATGGCCATCCTCAACCACAAGCCTGTTTTCCTCCTCAGGTTTCAACGGCCGCATCCAAAATGTCAGATTTCCTCACCCtcaccccacccccacccccatcaGACGGAGACACCTCCTGCATCCTTTCGGGCATGGTGGGGCCGTGAgctgtgggcagccccagcacctgggCCAGCCATGTTTCCCTCCCTCCGCCCTCAGAGCTGTTCCTCCTTTGTGTCAGGCACTGCATCCTCACGCAAAATGGCTGCCCAGGCCACCGGGCCTCGGTGCGGCCGGCCCGGTCCCTCACAGGGGCTGCCGCGGTGCCCTGCGGGTTGGCGCCTTCCTGGGGCAGCTCCCCTTGCTGCGGCCTGCGGAGGGgtgaggagaggcagaggcacAGCACGGGCTCCCCTGGGCCCACTAGGGATGCTCCTCACCCCCCGTGGGGAAAAGTGAGGTGCTGGGAGCCCCGGCaccaggctggggctgtgccagctcaGCCCTCTCTCTCCGCTGCCCGGGCTTCTGTGGCATTTTGTGCCTGCTGCCCTGACTCCCGTGGCATTTTGTGCCTGCTGCCCTGACTCCCACCATAAGCCCTGGGAAGGGGGGGCACACACCTGCTGCACAGGGCAAGAGTGGGGAGCTCCCTGCTTGTTGTCTGAGGTAAAGGGGTGGGATGGACTGAAACAGAGCATCAGCTCCCGGACAAAATATGGGTAGGTTCCCAAATTCTAGGCTTTGGATCGCAGTTTTCACATCTCCCCTCTAGTCTAAATTTGCTTGGAGTTTGAGTTCCAGCCCCTAAGATAGCTCTTCCCTGAGCATCCTTCTTGCTGCCCAGACGTTAGAagggtgagcaccaggtcctgAGTACAGTCTGAGGCCTCTCAGAGCAGCTCAGAGCTGAGCATTATCTTCTCTTCTGCTCACAGATTCACCATGGCGGTTGAGAGGATCCACGCCCGAGAAATCCTGGATTCCCGTGGGAACCCCACTGTTGAGGTGGACTTGTACACACACAAAGGTAAGCGGGTGAGGACGAGAGGTGCAGGAAAGTCCTGCCCGTGCCAGAGGGGCTGGGTCTGCACAGCAGCCTCGGCCGAGAGCATGTAGGATCAGTGAGCTCCCAGCAGACGGCATcccagggaaagagaaaaatcttctgGTTCCTacttgtgattctgtgagacaTATGCAGCTGAGTGCCGTGCAGATGGCTTGGCCCAGGTGTCTGATAGTAGCAGGGGTGGTTATTTTCATTAACgtagacatatatatatatttatgttctaTCCACGCAATGCCCTCCTGCAGCTGTGCTTTTGCTCCTGGGACACGTTACGAGTTTGGCAGTACATCCATGGCCATGCTCATGAAGTTGTGGGAAGGTTTGTCCCTGACATCTCTGTGCAGGCATATATGTGTCTCAAATGGAAGAGCTGCAACTGCATTGGGCCAAAAGCTAGGTGGGATGAGAGGCGTGAGGAGTGTGAGTGGCATCCAACTAGTCTCTTCTTTCTTCACCAAGGTAAAAATCCAGCCCCAGTCTGGCAGCTGTGTGTCAGTCTGCCTCTGGAAGTGTGCAGGTAGGGGTACCAGGACGAGGGCTGAAAAGTCAGAGTTCTGCACGTAATCTGTAGTTCTGGGAACAGCGCAGACCTCTTAGTGGCTGAGATCCAGGTTTACCAGTCTGGAAACACTGtgtggatttctttctcttactCTGGTGTTCCACCTCTGACAAGACCAGCCGTATGCAGCCAGTGGGGCTGTTGGCATACATGGTTGCTGTGTCTTTTCGCCAGAAGCAGAACGCATGAGAGCTTTCTCTCCTTCTCGTCCTCTGCTCTACTCACACATACGTTTTGCTCTCCCTCAGGCATGTTTCGAGCAGCGGTCCCCAGCGGTGCATCCACTGGTATCTACGAAGCACTGGAGCTACGAGATAACGACAAGTCCCGTTTCCTTGGAAAAGGTGGGGAGGTGCCTGCTCTGCACCCTCTATCTGGGGCTGCCTGCTCAGGGGGCTCCACCGGAGGGTACTGCTCATCCACTAATGCAATGTGCCCTCCGTGGGACCTTGGAGGCACAGGCTTAGTGTCACGTGAAAGATCAGGCCTCGATCTTCCCCTCACTGTCTCCCTCTCTCAGACTATCTACTggtcctctccctccctctctccattctcttctttgcctcaccctctctctctctctttctttctctgtctatTCCTTTCTTTAGGGGTCCTGCAGGCCGTGGATCATATCAACAGCACTGTCGCCCCAGCTCTCGTGGGCTCTGTAAGGATTTCTCTTTGTTCTCCCTTGTTGAACGCTTACTCTGTTCCGTCTCTTTCCACCTGATCTCTGTTTCTGCCTCTCTTCATCTCACTGGGTTGACAGACACAGTGATGCTCTGTGAACCCGGGCACACCCCCCTGCCCTTCATGCTTGTATGTGTCCGCAGGGATCTTTTCTCTGAGTAGAAAGGATTTAACCCTACCCGGTCCACTGCAGCATCTGTACGGCCTAACTAATGCCCTTGGTGCTCCACGTAGAGCTCTCTCCCTCTTTCAGATGTGCTCCTCCTCAAGCACTTAATACCATCCACACGTCTGCAACCTCACACCCTTTTGTCCCACCTTCTTCTCCTGCAGCATTCACGGTGTGGTGAGCGATGACCATACCTCTGCGAGATCTGGCAGCACCCCCTGCACAGCCTGCGGCCTTGCAGAGCGGTGGGTGGTGTCACATCTGTAAGCCCTTCACGGCCAAAGACCTGGAGCCTGCTCTGAAGAGAGCTGAGCTAATGCCACACATCGCGCCCCATGCAGCCTGTGAGGGGTCTGGCTGAGAGCCCAGCTCCCCTCAGCCCTGAGAAATGCGTGGCCTGGTGGAGGGCTCCCCGTGTTGGCCCTCACCCTGCTCTCCACCTCCTTCCCAGGCACGGCTCCGTCCAGTTTACATTCGCTTGCTTGGGGTTGAGCATGTACTGTTTTGCCAAGCTTCTGTGTAGCCATAGCACCACAAAGCTCCCTGGAAGATGCCAAAAGGCTGGGTAAATCCTCAAGTGAGTCCTGTGTGCTGAGTTCTGTGTGGCCTcgcctgggctgctgctgatCCTTTATCCAACGCAGGTGTATCTACACCGCACTGCGGTAGCATCATCCTGATTACCTAATCTGACTACATGCCAAGGCACTGATATCCAGAgctttgtgtgtatatattcccccacaagccaaaaaaaaggTCCATGTatccccagctgctgcattgACATCTCCTTCCTCACAGAGGAGAGACAACTACTCTTCTCAACCTCCCCTTCTCAGgagctctttctttcttgcaggGCCTCTCTGTTGTAGATCAAGAGAAGATTGACAATCTGATGCTTGAGATGGATGGCACAGAgaacaaatgtaattttttatttattttggtctgGGAATTAAAGAGCACAGGTGGGCGGAGGGAGGATTGGAGTGGGCGAGACCAAGGCTGGTCTGGCAAGGGCacctgtggggcaggagggaggcactAGAGAAGCTTAACTCCTAATTTTTGCCCACAGCCAAGTTTGGTGCCAACGCTATCCTGGGAGTTTCGCTGGCTGTGTGcaaggcaggagctgcagagaaggATGTCCCCCTGTATCGGCATATTGCTGACCTGGCTGGCAACTCTGATCTCATCCTTCCTGTGCCAGTAAGAGTCTGTCCTTGACATCCACATTCAGAAACTTCTAAAGAAACTTCAAAGAGTGTGTTGGGAGGTAGAGAAGGAAGGGATACAGGACTGAAACATCAGCCGAATGCATTGTCAGGAAAGCAAGCTAAAGCCTGAGATTTGTCAGGGAAGGACTCAAGAACAAAAGGCCTGTTCCTGGAGTGGTGCATAAGGTTCTGCCCTCCCCATCACCACAAGGGTAGAGGGGAACTGGAAAAGACTCAGGAAAGGATAAGAGAGAGATAAAAGATGTGGACCAGCTTTTGTAAAGGGAAGGACTATGTAAACTACGAGGCTTCAATATGGAAGAGAGGGGCTGAGAAGGACACAGACATTGTGGTGGAGGTTGATTGAGGATCAACTGCTCCCTCTTAGCACAAGAACCAGAGAGGCATCATGTGAACCCTCTGGGGCACAGTTCAAGACAAGGGTAGCTGCTCTGTGAAGCTCCTTCACAAAGGGTATTGTAGATGCTAAAATTTTCTTGGGGCCAAGGAGAAAGGTCTTGGAAGAGAGCCTGATGTAGCATTGCTGAATGCACAGATAAACATATACAGCTTGGGAGAACTCCAAGAGGGAAACTGGTGGGAAAGTCCTCTCCAGTCATTTGCTTCAAGCCACTGTTAGAAGGAGGATCCTGGGCTGTATGTGGGTTTGGTCTGATGCTCTGCAGCTGATGTTATGTTATTCTGTGGGATATGGTATGCTATGAATGGCCATATTTACCCATTGTCCAGGCGGCACCAAGATAGGTTCCTTCAGCTCTGATTCTCTTCTGGACTCTTCCAGGCTTTCAATGTGATCAATGGAGGCTCCCATGCAGGCAACAAATTGGCCATGCAGGAGTTCATGATCCTGCCTGTGGGAGCTGAAAGTTTCCGTGATGCCATGCGCATTGGGGCTGAAGTCTATCACAACCTCAAGAGTGTCATCAAGGAGAAATACGGCAAGGATGCTACCAATGTGGGTGACGAGGGAGGCTTTGCCCCCAACATCCTGGAAAACAGTGAAGGTGAGAGCCACACATAGATGGGGTATCCCTGCCTGCAATGCTGTGACCAAGGCCCTTCTACACCCAGCTCACAGCATTCCCCAAACATTGGTTCAATATGATGCCTTGAGGACATCGACCTCCTCCTGTGTTAGGGGATGGCTTCTAAGCTCCTCCTCCTTGGGGTGACCTTGATCTGTTCACAGCCTCTCCATACAAATCTTTCGTACATGTGCAGACCTTTACAAGGCCTCTCCATGACTTGTCACTGAGCTGTGGTATTGTATTTTAACTCTTGCTCATCCCTTTGGATGCAGCATCCACAGCCCAGTGGCATGtttctgctgtgctctgggctcctttctccctctcccatcACACCATCAGACTCTCAGTGGCTCCTGCTCTCAGGATCTTCCTAGGGGAGGTTCCTACTGGAAGTCAGAGCTCTCTGCGTGAGCTGACCCTCCTGAATGCAACTctcctccttccagctctggagCTCCTCAAGGAAGCTATCGACAAGGCTGGCTACACAGACAAAATTGTCATCGGTATGGATGTGGCAGCCTCTGAGTTCCACCGGGATGGCAAATATGACCTGGACTTCAAGTCCCCAGATGACCCAAGCCGCTACATTTCTGCAGATGAGCTTGGTGACCTTTACCAAAGCTTTGTACGTGATTATCCAGGTGAGCTGCTCTGCTTGGCAGTAGGGAATCAGCACTGGTGTTGCATACATAACGGGTGCATCCCTTCCATGTTTTGGGGATGGGAAGAAAGGTAAGCTTTGACTCTTGTCTCTTCTGTTGCCCTTCAGTGGTCTCCATTGAGGATCCCTTTGACCAAGATGACTGGGAGGCCTGGTCCAAGTTCACAGCCAATGTTGGGATTCAGATAGTGGGAGACGACCTGACGGTGACAAACCCCAAGCGCATTGAGCGAGCTGTTGAAGAGAAGGCCTGCAACTGCCTCCTGCTCAAAGTCAACCAGATTGGATCTGTCACGGAGGCCATCCAAGCGTGAGTCcaccctgctgcccctgctgtTCTGTGAAAGGGTTGGGGAAGAACCGCAGCAGGGTGTCATGCTATTCGTTGGACGAATAGACCTGTGTCTCTACCAGAGAGGATGCTgagggtgggaggagagggtGCCTGGATCTCCCCCTACTCAGGTGGTGGGTATAGGAGGGGGAGCTACTGATTGCATTTCTTGCTCCTTGCAGCTGCAAGTTGGCCCAGGAGAATGGCTGGGGTGTGATGGTGAGTCACCGGTCTGGGGAGACCGAAGACACTTT comes from Anser cygnoides isolate HZ-2024a breed goose chromosome 1, Taihu_goose_T2T_genome, whole genome shotgun sequence and encodes:
- the ENO2 gene encoding gamma-enolase isoform X1 gives rise to the protein MAVERIHAREILDSRGNPTVEVDLYTHKGMFRAAVPSGASTGIYEALELRDNDKSRFLGKGVLQAVDHINSTVAPALVGSGLSVVDQEKIDNLMLEMDGTENKSKFGANAILGVSLAVCKAGAAEKDVPLYRHIADLAGNSDLILPVPAFNVINGGSHAGNKLAMQEFMILPVGAESFRDAMRIGAEVYHNLKSVIKEKYGKDATNVGDEGGFAPNILENSEALELLKEAIDKAGYTDKIVIGMDVAASEFHRDGKYDLDFKSPDDPSRYISADELGDLYQSFVRDYPVVSIEDPFDQDDWEAWSKFTANVGIQIVGDDLTVTNPKRIERAVEEKACNCLLLKVNQIGSVTEAIQACKLAQENGWGVMVSHRSGETEDTFIADLVVGLCTGQIKTGAPCRSERLAKYNQLMRIEEELGDEARFAGHNFRNPSVL
- the ENO2 gene encoding gamma-enolase isoform X2 encodes the protein MLEMDGTENKSKFGANAILGVSLAVCKAGAAEKDVPLYRHIADLAGNSDLILPVPAFNVINGGSHAGNKLAMQEFMILPVGAESFRDAMRIGAEVYHNLKSVIKEKYGKDATNVGDEGGFAPNILENSEALELLKEAIDKAGYTDKIVIGMDVAASEFHRDGKYDLDFKSPDDPSRYISADELGDLYQSFVRDYPVVSIEDPFDQDDWEAWSKFTANVGIQIVGDDLTVTNPKRIERAVEEKACNCLLLKVNQIGSVTEAIQACKLAQENGWGVMVSHRSGETEDTFIADLVVGLCTGQIKTGAPCRSERLAKYNQLMRIEEELGDEARFAGHNFRNPSVL